The Sphingobacterium bambusae genome includes a window with the following:
- a CDS encoding response regulator transcription factor, giving the protein MQILVVEDDNRISNFLIKGLEEFGYLVTLCKNAEDVLSNYLQVDWDLIILDIMLEGVDGIQLLQTLRYKKVYTPILMLSALNSVQDKVAALDYGADDYLTKPFHFDELLSRIKALTRRQHYQQQETPKAELDFGALHINLEQYKVTLGDNVVELSPREYKLLIYLVENIDKTVGRIQILNAVWGITFDNHTNVVDVYISYLRNKIEKDGNKYIYTVKGVGYMFKV; this is encoded by the coding sequence ATGCAAATTCTAGTTGTAGAAGACGATAACCGAATTAGTAATTTCCTGATCAAAGGATTGGAGGAGTTTGGTTATTTGGTCACTTTATGCAAAAATGCAGAAGATGTCCTTTCCAATTACTTGCAAGTGGACTGGGATCTTATCATACTGGATATCATGTTGGAAGGTGTCGATGGGATACAGTTGTTGCAGACGTTGCGATACAAAAAGGTTTACACACCAATTTTGATGCTTAGCGCTTTAAATAGCGTGCAGGATAAGGTCGCGGCCTTGGACTACGGTGCGGACGACTATCTCACTAAGCCTTTTCATTTTGATGAGCTTCTTTCGCGTATCAAGGCATTGACGCGTAGGCAGCATTATCAACAACAGGAAACTCCGAAAGCTGAGCTCGACTTTGGTGCACTGCATATTAATTTGGAACAATATAAGGTAACGCTAGGAGATAATGTTGTGGAATTGTCGCCTCGCGAATATAAACTCCTTATTTACCTCGTAGAAAATATCGATAAAACCGTCGGACGCATACAGATATTGAATGCCGTATGGGGAATAACGTTCGACAACCATACCAATGTAGTGGATGTGTACATCTCTTATCTACGGAATAAAATTGAGAAAGATGGAAATAAGTACATCTACACGGTTAAAGGTGTTGGATACATGTTTAAAGTTTAG